The Danio aesculapii chromosome 8, fDanAes4.1, whole genome shotgun sequence genome window below encodes:
- the csde1 gene encoding cold shock domain-containing protein E1 isoform X1, translating to MEASNPSLATPSTSSQPIPRSASVSCHTSRSSGGKKQKRTPLYQRSMSFDPSLLHNNGHSGFANGTSMGIRETGVVEKLLTSYGFIQCSERQARLFFHCSQYNGNLQELKIGDDVEFEVSSDRRTGKPIAVKLVKIKAEMLPEERISGQVGPDLHASPLTVLHGFIHPVVSAIPSHLDGKSPPGQLPTGSVCYERNGEVFYLTYTLEDVEGNVSLDIGDKVSFYMETNKHTGAVSAHNIVLVQKKESRCQGVVCATKEAFGFIERGDVVKEIFFHYSEFKGDLEALQAGDDVEFTIKERNGKEVATDVRLLPQGTVIFEDISIETFEGTVSKVIPKVPTKNQNDPLPGRISARINFTDKELLFGEKDTKSKVTLLEGDHVQFNISTDRRDKLERATNIDILPDTFHFTKETREMGVIAAMRDGFGFIKCVDRDARMFFHFSEVLEESQLHISDEVEFTVVPFFNRPSCLHQDMLSAQRNHAVRIKKLPKGTVSFHTQSELRFMGVVEKEAIPAITIKNSSPSKGKEKDAEEGLIAYEDVGVKTTLPYHIKDLEGGVYPQLGDKVEFSISEVKRTGQQSAVSFKILNRAVGSKRLLGYIATLKDNFGFIETANHDQEIFFHYSEVCGDVDNFDLGDTVEYTLSKGKGNKISAEKVTKIAAVNGVGEDVSSTVSLGKVVRPLRSVDPSQTEYQGLIEITEDGSNKGQSYPFGIVGMANKGDCLQKGEMVKFQLCTVAQTGQKMACNIMPQRRALVECVKDQFGFITYEVGESKKLFFHVKEVQDGLELQAGDEVEFSVILNQRTGKCSACNVRRVSEGPKPVATPRPDRLVNRLKSITLDDSNAPRLVIIRQPRGPDNSKGFSVERKSRQPGVID from the exons atGAGTTTTGACCCCAGTCTGCTGCATAATAATGGCCATAGTGGCTTTGCCAATGGAACTAGTATGGGAATTCGTGAGACTGGAGTAGTTGAAAAACTGCTCACATCTTATGGCTTCATTCAATGTTCTGAGAGACAGGCCCGTCTCTTCTTCCACTGCTCTCAATATAACGGCAACCTGCAGGAGCTTAAAATCGGAG ATGATGTGGAGTTCGAGGTGTCATCTGATAGGCGCACTGGCAAACCAATTGCAGTGAAGCTGGTAAAAATCAAGGCAGAAATGTTGCCAGAAGAGCGAATTTCTGGGCAGGTGGGGCCTGACTTGCACGCCTCTCCTTTAACTGTGCTGCATGGTTTTATTCATCCA GTAGTGTCGGCTATCCCTTCTCATCTGGATGGGAAGTCTCCACCTGGCCAATTGCCCACAGGCAGTGTGTGTTATGAGAGAAACGGG GAAGTGTTTTATTTGACCTACACCCTAGAAGATGTGGAAGGAAACGTTTCTTTAGATATTGGAGATAAAGTTAGTTTTTACATGGAGACCAACAAGCA tactGGTGCTGTTAGTGCTCACAACATTGTTTTGGTGCAGAAAAAAGAATCGAGATGTCAGGGAGTGGTTTGTGCTACCAAG GAGGCCTTTGGATTCATTGAGCGAGGGGATGTTGTGAAGGAAATCTTTTTCCACTACAGTGAGTTTAAAGGAGACCTGGAGGCTTTACAAGCTGGAGACGATGTGGAATTCACCATTAAAGAAAGAAAC GGAAAGGAAGTGGCCACAGATGTGAGACTGTTGCCTCAGGGCACTGTTATATTTGAGGACATTAGCATTGAGACCTTCGAGGGCACTGTCAGTAAGGTTATTCCCAAGGTCCCCACAAAGAATCAG AATGACCCTCTTCCTGGGAGAATCAGTGCCAGAATCAATTTTACTGACAAAGAGCTGCTATTTGGGGAGAAGGACACCAAGTCCAAAGTGACGCTGCTTGAGGGCGACCATGTCCAGTTCAATATATCCACTGACCGTCGCGACAAACTGGAGAGAGCAACAAATATTGACATCCTCCCTGACACTTTCCATTTCACCAAGGAGACCCGCGAAATG GGTGTGATAGCTGCCATGCGTGATGGTTTTGGCTTCATCAAATGTGTAGACCGTGATGCTCGAATGTTCTTCCATTTCAGTGAGGTTCTGGAAGAGAGCCAACTGCACATTTCTGATGAAGTGGAATTCACTGTTGTCCCT TTTTTTAACAGGCCCTCTTGCCTCCATCAGGACATGCTGTCAGCGCAAAGGAACCATGCTGTGCGGATCAAAAAGCTGCCCAAGGGCACAGTGTCTTTCCACACTCAATCTGAGCTGCGTTTTATGGGAGTGGTGGAGAAAGAAGCCATACCTGCTATCACCATCAAGAACTCCAGCCCCAGCAAGGGCAAAGAGAAG GATGCTGAGGAAGGCTTGATTGCATATGAAGATGTTGGAGTAAAGACCACTCTTCCCTACCATATTAAAGACCTGGAAGGAGGTGTTTATCCACAGCTTGGAGACAAG GTGGAGTTCTCCATCAGTGAAGTGAAACGCACTGGACAGCAAAGTGCTGTGTCCTTCAAGATCCTTAACCGCGCTGTTGGCTCCAAGAGGCTGCTGGGATACATAGCAACTCTAAAGGATAACTTTGGCTTCATAGAAACAGCCAATCACGATCAGGAGATCTTCTTCCATTACAG TGAGGTTTGTGGAGATGTGGATAACTTTGATCTTGGCGATACGGTGGAGTACACTCTCTCCAAGGGCAAAGGAAATAAAATCAGTGCTGAGAAGGTCACCAAAATTGCAGCTG TGAATGGAGTTGGAGAGGATGTGAGCAGTACAGTGTCCCTGGGGAAGGTGGTTCGGCCTCTGCGCAGTGTGGACCCATCTCAGACTGAATATCAAGGCCTTATCGAGATCACAGAGGATG GGTCCAATAAGGGACAGAGTTATCCATTCGGCATCGTTGGTATGGCCAATAAAGGCGACTGTTTACAAAAGGGCGAGATGGTGAAGTTTCAGTTGTGTACGGTGGCACAGACAGGACAAAAGATGGCCTGCAACATCATGCCTCAGCGCAGAGCCCTGGTGGAGTGTGTTAAAGATCAG TTTGGTTTCATCACGTATGAAGTTGGAGAAAGCAAGAAGTTATTTTTCCATGTCAAGGAGGTGCAGGACGGTCTGGAGCTGCAGGCTGGTGATGAAGTGGAGTTTTCGGTTATTTTGAACCAGCGTACGGGCAAATGTAGTGCCTGCAATGTTCGCAGAGTCAG tgagGGTCCAAAACCAGTAGCAACACCTCGACCTGACAGACTTGTCAATCGTTTGAAGAGCATCACTCTGGATGACTCCAACGCTCCTCGTCTCGTCATCATTAGACAGCCTCGTGGCCCTGATAATTCAAAG GGCTTCAGTGTAGAGAGAAAATCCCGCCAGCCTGGTGTAATTGACTGA
- the csde1 gene encoding cold shock domain-containing protein E1 isoform X2 — MEASNPSLATPSTSSQPIPRSASVSCHTSRSSGGKKQKRTPLYQRSMSFDPSLLHNNGHSGFANGTSMGIRETGVVEKLLTSYGFIQCSERQARLFFHCSQYNGNLQELKIGDDVEFEVSSDRRTGKPIAVKLVKIKAEMLPEERISGQVGPDLHASPLTVLHGFIHPVVSAIPSHLDGKSPPGQLPTGSVCYERNGEVFYLTYTLEDVEGNVSLDIGDKVSFYMETNKHTGAVSAHNIVLVQKKESRCQGVVCATKEAFGFIERGDVVKEIFFHYSEFKGDLEALQAGDDVEFTIKERNGKEVATDVRLLPQGTVIFEDISIETFEGTVSKVIPKVPTKNQNDPLPGRISARINFTDKELLFGEKDTKSKVTLLEGDHVQFNISTDRRDKLERATNIDILPDTFHFTKETREMGVIAAMRDGFGFIKCVDRDARMFFHFSEVLEESQLHISDEVEFTVVPDMLSAQRNHAVRIKKLPKGTVSFHTQSELRFMGVVEKEAIPAITIKNSSPSKGKEKGKVEKDAEEGLIAYEDVGVKTTLPYHIKDLEGGVYPQLGDKVEFSISEVKRTGQQSAVSFKILNRAVGSKRLLGYIATLKDNFGFIETANHDQEIFFHYSEVCGDVDNFDLGDTVEYTLSKGKGNKISAEKVTKIAAVNGVGEDVSSTVSLGKVVRPLRSVDPSQTEYQGLIEITEDGSNKGQSYPFGIVGMANKGDCLQKGEMVKFQLCTVAQTGQKMACNIMPQRRALVECVKDQFGFITYEVGESKKLFFHVKEVQDGLELQAGDEVEFSVILNQRTGKCSACNVRRVSEGPKPVATPRPDRLVNRLKSITLDDSNAPRLVIIRQPRGPDNSKGFSVERKSRQPGVID, encoded by the exons atGAGTTTTGACCCCAGTCTGCTGCATAATAATGGCCATAGTGGCTTTGCCAATGGAACTAGTATGGGAATTCGTGAGACTGGAGTAGTTGAAAAACTGCTCACATCTTATGGCTTCATTCAATGTTCTGAGAGACAGGCCCGTCTCTTCTTCCACTGCTCTCAATATAACGGCAACCTGCAGGAGCTTAAAATCGGAG ATGATGTGGAGTTCGAGGTGTCATCTGATAGGCGCACTGGCAAACCAATTGCAGTGAAGCTGGTAAAAATCAAGGCAGAAATGTTGCCAGAAGAGCGAATTTCTGGGCAGGTGGGGCCTGACTTGCACGCCTCTCCTTTAACTGTGCTGCATGGTTTTATTCATCCA GTAGTGTCGGCTATCCCTTCTCATCTGGATGGGAAGTCTCCACCTGGCCAATTGCCCACAGGCAGTGTGTGTTATGAGAGAAACGGG GAAGTGTTTTATTTGACCTACACCCTAGAAGATGTGGAAGGAAACGTTTCTTTAGATATTGGAGATAAAGTTAGTTTTTACATGGAGACCAACAAGCA tactGGTGCTGTTAGTGCTCACAACATTGTTTTGGTGCAGAAAAAAGAATCGAGATGTCAGGGAGTGGTTTGTGCTACCAAG GAGGCCTTTGGATTCATTGAGCGAGGGGATGTTGTGAAGGAAATCTTTTTCCACTACAGTGAGTTTAAAGGAGACCTGGAGGCTTTACAAGCTGGAGACGATGTGGAATTCACCATTAAAGAAAGAAAC GGAAAGGAAGTGGCCACAGATGTGAGACTGTTGCCTCAGGGCACTGTTATATTTGAGGACATTAGCATTGAGACCTTCGAGGGCACTGTCAGTAAGGTTATTCCCAAGGTCCCCACAAAGAATCAG AATGACCCTCTTCCTGGGAGAATCAGTGCCAGAATCAATTTTACTGACAAAGAGCTGCTATTTGGGGAGAAGGACACCAAGTCCAAAGTGACGCTGCTTGAGGGCGACCATGTCCAGTTCAATATATCCACTGACCGTCGCGACAAACTGGAGAGAGCAACAAATATTGACATCCTCCCTGACACTTTCCATTTCACCAAGGAGACCCGCGAAATG GGTGTGATAGCTGCCATGCGTGATGGTTTTGGCTTCATCAAATGTGTAGACCGTGATGCTCGAATGTTCTTCCATTTCAGTGAGGTTCTGGAAGAGAGCCAACTGCACATTTCTGATGAAGTGGAATTCACTGTTGTCCCT GACATGCTGTCAGCGCAAAGGAACCATGCTGTGCGGATCAAAAAGCTGCCCAAGGGCACAGTGTCTTTCCACACTCAATCTGAGCTGCGTTTTATGGGAGTGGTGGAGAAAGAAGCCATACCTGCTATCACCATCAAGAACTCCAGCCCCAGCAAGGGCAAAGAGAAG GGTAAAGTTGAAAAG GATGCTGAGGAAGGCTTGATTGCATATGAAGATGTTGGAGTAAAGACCACTCTTCCCTACCATATTAAAGACCTGGAAGGAGGTGTTTATCCACAGCTTGGAGACAAG GTGGAGTTCTCCATCAGTGAAGTGAAACGCACTGGACAGCAAAGTGCTGTGTCCTTCAAGATCCTTAACCGCGCTGTTGGCTCCAAGAGGCTGCTGGGATACATAGCAACTCTAAAGGATAACTTTGGCTTCATAGAAACAGCCAATCACGATCAGGAGATCTTCTTCCATTACAG TGAGGTTTGTGGAGATGTGGATAACTTTGATCTTGGCGATACGGTGGAGTACACTCTCTCCAAGGGCAAAGGAAATAAAATCAGTGCTGAGAAGGTCACCAAAATTGCAGCTG TGAATGGAGTTGGAGAGGATGTGAGCAGTACAGTGTCCCTGGGGAAGGTGGTTCGGCCTCTGCGCAGTGTGGACCCATCTCAGACTGAATATCAAGGCCTTATCGAGATCACAGAGGATG GGTCCAATAAGGGACAGAGTTATCCATTCGGCATCGTTGGTATGGCCAATAAAGGCGACTGTTTACAAAAGGGCGAGATGGTGAAGTTTCAGTTGTGTACGGTGGCACAGACAGGACAAAAGATGGCCTGCAACATCATGCCTCAGCGCAGAGCCCTGGTGGAGTGTGTTAAAGATCAG TTTGGTTTCATCACGTATGAAGTTGGAGAAAGCAAGAAGTTATTTTTCCATGTCAAGGAGGTGCAGGACGGTCTGGAGCTGCAGGCTGGTGATGAAGTGGAGTTTTCGGTTATTTTGAACCAGCGTACGGGCAAATGTAGTGCCTGCAATGTTCGCAGAGTCAG tgagGGTCCAAAACCAGTAGCAACACCTCGACCTGACAGACTTGTCAATCGTTTGAAGAGCATCACTCTGGATGACTCCAACGCTCCTCGTCTCGTCATCATTAGACAGCCTCGTGGCCCTGATAATTCAAAG GGCTTCAGTGTAGAGAGAAAATCCCGCCAGCCTGGTGTAATTGACTGA
- the csde1 gene encoding cold shock domain-containing protein E1 isoform X3, with product MEASNPSLATPSTSSQPIPRSASVSCHTSRSSGGKKQKRTPLYQRSMSFDPSLLHNNGHSGFANGTSMGIRETGVVEKLLTSYGFIQCSERQARLFFHCSQYNGNLQELKIGDDVEFEVSSDRRTGKPIAVKLVKIKAEMLPEERISGQVGPDLHASPLTVLHGFIHPVVSAIPSHLDGKSPPGQLPTGSVCYERNGEVFYLTYTLEDVEGNVSLDIGDKVSFYMETNKHTGAVSAHNIVLVQKKESRCQGVVCATKEAFGFIERGDVVKEIFFHYSEFKGDLEALQAGDDVEFTIKERNGKEVATDVRLLPQGTVIFEDISIETFEGTVSKVIPKVPTKNQNDPLPGRISARINFTDKELLFGEKDTKSKVTLLEGDHVQFNISTDRRDKLERATNIDILPDTFHFTKETREMGVIAAMRDGFGFIKCVDRDARMFFHFSEVLEESQLHISDEVEFTVVPDMLSAQRNHAVRIKKLPKGTVSFHTQSELRFMGVVEKEAIPAITIKNSSPSKGKEKDAEEGLIAYEDVGVKTTLPYHIKDLEGGVYPQLGDKVEFSISEVKRTGQQSAVSFKILNRAVGSKRLLGYIATLKDNFGFIETANHDQEIFFHYSEVCGDVDNFDLGDTVEYTLSKGKGNKISAEKVTKIAAVNGVGEDVSSTVSLGKVVRPLRSVDPSQTEYQGLIEITEDGSNKGQSYPFGIVGMANKGDCLQKGEMVKFQLCTVAQTGQKMACNIMPQRRALVECVKDQFGFITYEVGESKKLFFHVKEVQDGLELQAGDEVEFSVILNQRTGKCSACNVRRVSEGPKPVATPRPDRLVNRLKSITLDDSNAPRLVIIRQPRGPDNSKGFSVERKSRQPGVID from the exons atGAGTTTTGACCCCAGTCTGCTGCATAATAATGGCCATAGTGGCTTTGCCAATGGAACTAGTATGGGAATTCGTGAGACTGGAGTAGTTGAAAAACTGCTCACATCTTATGGCTTCATTCAATGTTCTGAGAGACAGGCCCGTCTCTTCTTCCACTGCTCTCAATATAACGGCAACCTGCAGGAGCTTAAAATCGGAG ATGATGTGGAGTTCGAGGTGTCATCTGATAGGCGCACTGGCAAACCAATTGCAGTGAAGCTGGTAAAAATCAAGGCAGAAATGTTGCCAGAAGAGCGAATTTCTGGGCAGGTGGGGCCTGACTTGCACGCCTCTCCTTTAACTGTGCTGCATGGTTTTATTCATCCA GTAGTGTCGGCTATCCCTTCTCATCTGGATGGGAAGTCTCCACCTGGCCAATTGCCCACAGGCAGTGTGTGTTATGAGAGAAACGGG GAAGTGTTTTATTTGACCTACACCCTAGAAGATGTGGAAGGAAACGTTTCTTTAGATATTGGAGATAAAGTTAGTTTTTACATGGAGACCAACAAGCA tactGGTGCTGTTAGTGCTCACAACATTGTTTTGGTGCAGAAAAAAGAATCGAGATGTCAGGGAGTGGTTTGTGCTACCAAG GAGGCCTTTGGATTCATTGAGCGAGGGGATGTTGTGAAGGAAATCTTTTTCCACTACAGTGAGTTTAAAGGAGACCTGGAGGCTTTACAAGCTGGAGACGATGTGGAATTCACCATTAAAGAAAGAAAC GGAAAGGAAGTGGCCACAGATGTGAGACTGTTGCCTCAGGGCACTGTTATATTTGAGGACATTAGCATTGAGACCTTCGAGGGCACTGTCAGTAAGGTTATTCCCAAGGTCCCCACAAAGAATCAG AATGACCCTCTTCCTGGGAGAATCAGTGCCAGAATCAATTTTACTGACAAAGAGCTGCTATTTGGGGAGAAGGACACCAAGTCCAAAGTGACGCTGCTTGAGGGCGACCATGTCCAGTTCAATATATCCACTGACCGTCGCGACAAACTGGAGAGAGCAACAAATATTGACATCCTCCCTGACACTTTCCATTTCACCAAGGAGACCCGCGAAATG GGTGTGATAGCTGCCATGCGTGATGGTTTTGGCTTCATCAAATGTGTAGACCGTGATGCTCGAATGTTCTTCCATTTCAGTGAGGTTCTGGAAGAGAGCCAACTGCACATTTCTGATGAAGTGGAATTCACTGTTGTCCCT GACATGCTGTCAGCGCAAAGGAACCATGCTGTGCGGATCAAAAAGCTGCCCAAGGGCACAGTGTCTTTCCACACTCAATCTGAGCTGCGTTTTATGGGAGTGGTGGAGAAAGAAGCCATACCTGCTATCACCATCAAGAACTCCAGCCCCAGCAAGGGCAAAGAGAAG GATGCTGAGGAAGGCTTGATTGCATATGAAGATGTTGGAGTAAAGACCACTCTTCCCTACCATATTAAAGACCTGGAAGGAGGTGTTTATCCACAGCTTGGAGACAAG GTGGAGTTCTCCATCAGTGAAGTGAAACGCACTGGACAGCAAAGTGCTGTGTCCTTCAAGATCCTTAACCGCGCTGTTGGCTCCAAGAGGCTGCTGGGATACATAGCAACTCTAAAGGATAACTTTGGCTTCATAGAAACAGCCAATCACGATCAGGAGATCTTCTTCCATTACAG TGAGGTTTGTGGAGATGTGGATAACTTTGATCTTGGCGATACGGTGGAGTACACTCTCTCCAAGGGCAAAGGAAATAAAATCAGTGCTGAGAAGGTCACCAAAATTGCAGCTG TGAATGGAGTTGGAGAGGATGTGAGCAGTACAGTGTCCCTGGGGAAGGTGGTTCGGCCTCTGCGCAGTGTGGACCCATCTCAGACTGAATATCAAGGCCTTATCGAGATCACAGAGGATG GGTCCAATAAGGGACAGAGTTATCCATTCGGCATCGTTGGTATGGCCAATAAAGGCGACTGTTTACAAAAGGGCGAGATGGTGAAGTTTCAGTTGTGTACGGTGGCACAGACAGGACAAAAGATGGCCTGCAACATCATGCCTCAGCGCAGAGCCCTGGTGGAGTGTGTTAAAGATCAG TTTGGTTTCATCACGTATGAAGTTGGAGAAAGCAAGAAGTTATTTTTCCATGTCAAGGAGGTGCAGGACGGTCTGGAGCTGCAGGCTGGTGATGAAGTGGAGTTTTCGGTTATTTTGAACCAGCGTACGGGCAAATGTAGTGCCTGCAATGTTCGCAGAGTCAG tgagGGTCCAAAACCAGTAGCAACACCTCGACCTGACAGACTTGTCAATCGTTTGAAGAGCATCACTCTGGATGACTCCAACGCTCCTCGTCTCGTCATCATTAGACAGCCTCGTGGCCCTGATAATTCAAAG GGCTTCAGTGTAGAGAGAAAATCCCGCCAGCCTGGTGTAATTGACTGA